From a single Stomoxys calcitrans chromosome 4, idStoCalc2.1, whole genome shotgun sequence genomic region:
- the LOC131997208 gene encoding uncharacterized protein LOC131997208 translates to MSSKRTLLSTSPDHKEHTPKKYAPSLNMSVSSHQDVFTWSKLCEVLDDKLKGVAKKEDLTDIKHEIEELKHENSKLKEDIKKLTNRLELVDQKSRTTNIMVPPAKSKGF, encoded by the exons ATGAGCAGCAAGCGCACTCTTTTATCGACATCACCTGATCATAAAGAACATACACCAAAAAAATACGCGCCGTCCCTAAATATGAGTGTAAGCAGTCATCAAGACGTGTTTACATGGAGCAAACTATGCGAAGTCCTGGACGACAAATTGAAGGGTGTAGCAAAGAAAGAAGATCTGACGGATATCAAACATGAAATTGAAGAATTAAAACATGAGAATTCTAAATTAAAGGAAGACATAAAGAAATTAACAAACCGTCTAGAACTAGTTGACCAGAAATCGAGAACCACAAATATCATG GTACCGCCAGCGAAGTCCAAAGGGTTTTAA